The nucleotide sequence TGGACTGAGTAAGGAGGTCCACCGTGCGGGTACCTCTCTCTTGGTTGAAGGAATTTGTGGCTGTTGACTTGGACGGCCGGGAACTGGCCGACCGGCTTACCAACCTGGGCCTGGAGGTGGAGCAGGTGATCCGGCCCCAGGGGGAAGCCCGGGGGCTGGTCATCGGCCGCATCCAATCGGTGGAGCCCCACCCCGGCGCCGACAACCTGCTGGTCTGCCGGGTGGATGTGGGCCACCGGGTGCTGACGGTGGTCACGGGGGCCGCCAATCCCCGGCCCCAGGCGTGGGTGGTGGCCGCCCCGCCGGGCTCCCGCCTGCCCGGGGGCCAGGAACTGGCCGTCCGGTCCATCCGGGGCATCGACAGCGAGGGCATGCTGTGCGCCACCTGGGAACTGGGCCTGCCCAGCGCCGCCCGGACCGACGAGGAGCGGCTGGCCGAAGGGCTGCTGATCCTTCCCGACGGCGACGGCCTGCGGCCGGGCATGGACGCCCTGCCGGTGCTGGGCCTGGATGAAGAAGTTTTGGAGCTTTCCTTGACCCCCAATTATGCCGTCCACTGCCAGAGCATCGTGGGCGTGGCCCGGGAAGTGGCCGCCCTGCTGGAAATCCCCCTGCGCCTGCCCGACCCCCGGGCCGGCCTGCCCCTGGGGGCCGCCCAGGCGGCGGCTGCGGTCCAGGGCGGGGAGGAAGCAGGCGGGGCCGGCGGCCGGGCCGAGCCGTGGGCCCGGGTGACGGTGGAGGAGCCGGACCTTTGCTCCCGGTACATCGCCCGGGGCGTCACCGGCATCCGGCTGGGCCCGTCGCCCCTGCTGATCCAGCAGCGGCTCCAACTGTGCGGCATGCGCCCCATCAACAACGTGGTGGACGTGACCAACTACGTCATGCTGGAAACGGGCCAGCCCCTCCACGCCTTCGATCTGGCCAAGCTGGCCGGCCGCCATATCGTCGTGCGCAACGCCCGGGAGGGTGAGTCGGTGGTCACCCTGGACGGGGTGGAGCGCAACCTCACCACCGGCGACCTGGTCATCGCCGACGCCCAACGGCCCCAGGCCCTGGCGGGCGTCATGGGCGGCGCCTTGAGCGAGGTGGGCCCCGACACCACCGCCATCCTGCTGGAGGCGGCCATCTTCGAGCGGAGCACCGTCTTCCGCGCCTCCCGGCGTCTGGGCCTGCGCACCGAAGCTTCGGCCCGCTTCGACAAAGGGGTGGACCCCGAGGCCGTTGACGCCGCATCCCTGCGGGCCGCCGTCATGATCGCCCAGCTGGCGGGCGGCAGCCTGATTCCGGAATCCATCGACGTGGGCGCGCCGCCGCCCCGGCGGGTCATCACCATGCGGCCCCGGCGGGTGCGCAGCCTGCTGGTGCCGGAACGGGCCGCCGGCCGGGACGATGCCCCCGATTTGGCCGATGACGTCATCACGGGCCACCTGGAGCGCCTGGGCTTCCAGGTGGAGCCCGATCCGGAAGCCGGCGCCGGGGAAGAACGATACCGGGTGACGGTGCCCAGCTATCGGGCCGATGTGACGGGCGAGGCGGACCTGGCCGAGGAAGTGGGCCGGCTCCTGGGCTACGACCGCATCCCCGCCCTGCTGCCCTTGAGCGCCATGGCCGGGGGAGCCCGGTCGCCCCGCCAGCAAGGACTGTTGACGGTGCGGCGCCTGATGGCGGCCGCCGGCTATCATGAGGTAGTCACCTGGAGCTTCGCCCGGGCCGACCTGGCCGGCCGGCTGCGGCTGCCCCATGACCATCCCCAGCACCGGGCCCTGGCCATCGCCAACCCCATGTCCGAAGACCAGGCCCGGCTGCGCACCACCTTGCTGGGCGGGCTCCTGGACACGGCCGCCTACAACCTGCGCCATCAAAACGAAGATTTGACCTTGTTTGAAGTAGGCACGGTATACTTGCCCGGCCCATCCGCCGGAGAACTGCCGTTGGAGAAGGCCTACCTGGGCCTGCTGGCCCGGGGGGTGCCCCACCGGGATCACTGGCAAGGCTCAGGTCCTGCCGTGGACTTTTTCGCGGTGAAAGGCGTCCTGGAGCATGTGGCCCGGCGCCTGGCCACGCCCCTGGACTTCGCAGGGACGGACCTGCCCTTTCTGCAGCCGGGCCAGGCGGCCCAGTTGGCCTGCGCCGGCGCCCCTGCCGGGTGGCTGGGCAAGCTGCACCCCGACATCGCCGCCCAGTGGGACCTGCCCGAGGACATCTTCGTGGCCGAGGTGGATCTGGACGT is from Sphingobacteriaceae bacterium and encodes:
- the pheT gene encoding phenylalanine--tRNA ligase subunit beta, giving the protein MRVPLSWLKEFVAVDLDGRELADRLTNLGLEVEQVIRPQGEARGLVIGRIQSVEPHPGADNLLVCRVDVGHRVLTVVTGAANPRPQAWVVAAPPGSRLPGGQELAVRSIRGIDSEGMLCATWELGLPSAARTDEERLAEGLLILPDGDGLRPGMDALPVLGLDEEVLELSLTPNYAVHCQSIVGVAREVAALLEIPLRLPDPRAGLPLGAAQAAAAVQGGEEAGGAGGRAEPWARVTVEEPDLCSRYIARGVTGIRLGPSPLLIQQRLQLCGMRPINNVVDVTNYVMLETGQPLHAFDLAKLAGRHIVVRNAREGESVVTLDGVERNLTTGDLVIADAQRPQALAGVMGGALSEVGPDTTAILLEAAIFERSTVFRASRRLGLRTEASARFDKGVDPEAVDAASLRAAVMIAQLAGGSLIPESIDVGAPPPRRVITMRPRRVRSLLVPERAAGRDDAPDLADDVITGHLERLGFQVEPDPEAGAGEERYRVTVPSYRADVTGEADLAEEVGRLLGYDRIPALLPLSAMAGGARSPRQQGLLTVRRLMAAAGYHEVVTWSFARADLAGRLRLPHDHPQHRALAIANPMSEDQARLRTTLLGGLLDTAAYNLRHQNEDLTLFEVGTVYLPGPSAGELPLEKAYLGLLARGVPHRDHWQGSGPAVDFFAVKGVLEHVARRLATPLDFAGTDLPFLQPGQAAQLACAGAPAGWLGKLHPDIAAQWDLPEDIFVAEVDLDVLLAARQESVRFQPLPRFPAVQRDVSVVVPEDLPVARIQEVITAAGGSLLEHVSVFDEYRGSQVPDGCRSLAFALTYRSRERTLTDAEVDQVHEGVREALVQQLGAALR